The Coriobacteriia bacterium genome segment CGCCACGAAGTACGGGCTTCCCACGTTGCTGGCAAGCTGGGCGACGGCTGCCTACCCGTCGGACTTCTCCGGAGAGCGCGTGTACGTGGCGAGCAGCGTGATGTGGAGCAACGCACTCGGGCTACCCGCGGCCTCCGCCGAGAAGGGCGGCGTCATCCTGCTCACGACCGCGACTCTGGCCGATGAGGTCCGCGCGTACTACTCGGCGAACAGCGAGGTCGCAGTGACGACGCGGGTGGTCGCCGGATCGAGCCGGGTGTCGAACGCGTCGATGACCACGATCAAGGGCATTGTCGGCGCACCCTAGTGCAGGGACGCGGCGGCTACGAGCCGTCCGCAACGAAGATGATCACCGTCGAGTAGCGCGCCACGATCACGTTGGCCATCGGCAACTGCGCGATGACCTCACCCTTGGCGCCACCGGTACCGGCCCGCGAGACCACGAGTGTCTTCAGCTTCGCCTTGCGAAGGACGCTTTGCGCCTTGGACTGCGTCTTGCCGACGACGGTCGGGACGACCACCGTGGCGATTCCGGCAGGGGGCAGACCGCGCGAGACCGTCAGCCCGACCTTGGTGCCGGGCGTGACCCCGATGCCCATCGTGGGCTGCTGGCCGATGACCTGGCCCGCCGGCGTCGCCGAGTCGTAGTTGCTCGCCGAGGCGACCTCGAGGCCGCTGCCTCTCAGCGATGTCTCGGCGGTCACCTTGAGCTGCGCAACCACGTTGGGGACGGTGATGATGCGCGGACCCATCGACAGGCTGAGCCCCACGGTGGTGCCCGGCGGAATCTTGTCGCCGGCGATGGGCGACTGCGCGATGATCGAGCCTGATGGGACGGTCGAGCTATACGCCGAGCTGGTCGCGAAAGCGAACCTGTTGTCCTGAAGTGTCTTGATGCCCACCGCCTGCGTCGAACCGACCACGTTGGGAACGGTCACCAACAACTGGCCGCCCGCGATGACGAGGCTGATCTCACTCCCGTGCGCCGCCGAGCCACCCGGGTTGGGCGCCTGTCCCACGACCGTGCCGAGCAGCTTGTCATCGGCTGTCTGGCTCGTCGCGACACTCCCGAGCGCGAAGCCCGCCTGTTGCACCGACTTCTCGGCCTGCGACTGCGTCAGTCCCGATAGGTTCGGGATGGGCATCGGGCGATTGAGGTACCAGATAGCGGCACCGGCGGCGGCGATAGCAAGCAGCACGAGCGCGATGATGAGCCACGCCTTGCCTCCCCGCCGACGCACTGGCGTCGTGAGCGCCTCTTCACTCGGGATCTGCGCGAGCACGGTGCCGTGTACCGCCACCGGGTCGAAGTCGTACACGATCCGGGGCACGAGACTGGCGGCGGCGATCTTCTGCGCCGCCACCTCCTGGTCAAGCCCAACCACGTGCGGAAGCATCACATCGGGAGTCGGGAGCTGTGCGCGCCCGGTTGATGCGAGCAGCACGACGTCGGCGCCGGGCTGCACGGCAGCACCGGCAACCGGGTACTGCCCGAGAAGATAGCCGCGAGGAAGTCGATCGCTGTGGTCGTGCAGGACCTGCGCCGAGAACCCTGCTGCCTGCAGCTTGGCAAGAGCGCGTCCCTGCAGCTCACCGGTGACGTCCGGCATGTCGAGCGGGATCGCGGGGGGTGCAGGCGAGTGGCCACGGGAGACGACGAGCACCACGCGTGAGCCAGCGGGCATGGTCGCCGGCTCGGGACCGGACGGCATCTGCGGCATAGGGGCAGGCGCCGGCGCGACCTCGGCGGTGAGCTGCGCTGACGTCGCCGGCTCAACCGCGGGCTGCTCGGCAAGAACCTCGGCAGCGGGCTCGATAGACGGCTCGGCCGACTCGACCGGCTGCTCTGGCGTCTCGGGTGTGAACTCGTCGGACATGCGTGCGGGCCCTCCTGATGACATACGCGTTGCGGGCACCAGCGTACCTGACCGTTCGGGAAAGCAGAAAGACCCGCTCACCACAGCGGGTCCTTCTATCCATGAAGAGCTTGTGAGGCGGTGTCGGTTCTGCCAGGTTCCTTCGCCGCAACCCGATGATGCCAGCCGCCTGTGAACACGTCATGCGCTGCCCATGGGTAGGAAGTGAGGCGCATGTGGAGAAGGCGTGAACTGCCTGCATCTCGCGGACGTCGGTCGCTCTCAAGACCGGGGTTTCGTCGTACTATGCTCAGTGGCCGGTCGCGCTCGTCTTGGAAGGCATGTGCATATGCGTCGCAGCCCCAGCGTCGTCTCACTCGTCCTGACCGCTGTCGTGCTGACAGCTCTACTCGCCGGGTGCGGCGGGCCCAAGGACCGAACCGAGGCCCCTTCGGGCACAGCTCCTGCGCGCGCATCGCAGCAGGATGCGGGCGCAACGGTGCAGCTCGCCAAGAAGCAGATGCTGCTCGTCACGCTTCCCGCCAACCCGTCGACCGGCTACATGTGGGAGATCACGGCCATGCCGAGCATCGTCGAGACTGTCGGCGAGCCGCTCTTCAACGACGCCGCCGGAAAGAGCGGGGGCAACGCCGTGGGCTCAGCCGGCGAGATGACGTTCACATTCCGTACGCTCAAAGGTGGGAAGGGTACGCTCGAACTCGCGTACCGCCGACCGTGGGAGACGGGTGTGCCGGCGGACGCGACATACTCGCTGCAACTCGAGGCCAAGTAGCGGCACGAATCGCCGGCTACTTCTTCTCCTCGGGCAACACGCGCTGCCGGGCGGTACCCAGTCTGCTGACCGCCATCGACACAACCGCGACGAGATAGAGCTGCCCCAGAATCGCCTCAGCGACCGCCGCGGCGCGAACAACGTCGCTTGTCGGCGTGATGTCGCCGTAGCCGAGCGTCGCAAGCGTCACGAAGCTGAAGTACATGCTGCCCGATATCCCCTGCGGGCCCTGCGCGAACGTTTCGAGGTCGAGCAGGCTCGCCATCGTGTAGCCCAGACCGAAGACGACTCCGAGCAGCACGTAGACGACCAGCAGTCCCGTGACCATCTGCAGGGTGACCCGCCGATAGGTGGCGAGCCTTCGGACGACCGTGGCTATGGTCGCAAGCGCCAGCAGAATCCAAAGGGCAAGCCCGATGACGTGACCGGTATGGTCGGCGCGCCGCATCGCGATGATCCCCACGACGAAGACCGCGATGACCATCGCGGTGCCTACGTTAAACGAGCGGCGCGAGTAGCCCGACACTCGGAGCGTGACGACAAGAGCCATCACCTGTAGCAGCCCGCTGATGGCGACCAGCAACGAGGGAAGCGGCGATCCCGAGGCGATCAGTGCCAGAGTGGACGCGAGGACGAATGTCAGCGCGATTCCGTAGGCGTCGCGCACCTGTCGCTGCTCGGTCGCTTCCTTGACTGTCTCTACATCCGTCATGAGACGCCCCCACTGCCCTGCCGACACGGGCCGACACGGCCGCCGATGCTCGCCGGCTGATCGCCTCCGATGATAGCAGGAGCACGCAGCGCGCTCGACGCATGGGCGAGACTCCCATACGCTTGCTGATGACCGCGTCGACAGTTGCCGATACGGGCGATGAACCACCCCGAGGAGCCCCATGAGCTGGTCGACCATCAACAGCATGCCCTGGTACGCGACGGCGGCGCTGTTCCTCTACTGGATCCTCGTGACCATCGCCGTCGTCACGGACGACCGCGAGCCGACCGAGACGCTCGCGTGGATCCTCGTACTGCTGGCGTTCCCGATCGTCGGCCTGGGCTTCTACTACCTCTTCGGCCGCAACTGGAAGAAGCGGGCGCTCAAGGATCCCGAGTACGCGAAGCGCATGGCCCTCGCCGCACCGACGATGCATCGCGTCCGCTCGCAGTACGCGCAGGCACACGACGAGGCGTTGGAGTGGGCGGATGCCCGGGGCTCCGGCACCGTCGTGCGGCTCATCGCCAAGACCGAAGGTGCGACTGCGCTGCCGGCCTACGATGTCGACGTGTTCATCGATGGCGAGACGAAGTTCGCAGCGCTCAAGCGTGACCTTGCCGCGGCGCGCGACACGATCAACATCCAGTACTTCATCTGGGAGCACGACGTGCTGACCGCCGAACTGACCGCGATTCTGCTCGAACGACTCGCGGCCGGCGTTGAGGTCCGGATGCTCAACGACCTCGCAGGCAACCTCACCTACAAGAAGGACGAGATCAAGCAGTTGCAGGCCGCCGGCGCGCGCTTCTTCCACGACGTCATCGACCCGCGCAAGATCAACTACCGCAACCACCGCAAGATCGTCGTCATCGACGGGGTTCTCGGCTATACGGGCGGCATCAACGTCGGCCAGGAGTACATCGACGGGGCGCCCCGTTACCCGGCATGGCGAGACACGCACTGCCGCTTCCATGGCCCCGCAGTCGCTGACCTGCAGCGCCTGTTCGCGCTCAGATGGCTTGCGCGCTCGCGCGAGAACCTCTTCACCGAGCGGTTCTTCCCCGCCGAGTACCCGCAGGACGGCCGGCGCACGCTGGCTCAGATCGTCTCGACAGGCGTCGACATCCAGTGGGATCCGGCACGCCGCGCACACATGGCCGGGATGTCCACCGCCGAGAAGCGCATCTGGATCCAGTCGCCGTACCTGGTGCCGACGCCGGACATCCTCTCGAC includes the following:
- a CDS encoding PASTA domain-containing protein, whose protein sequence is MSDEFTPETPEQPVESAEPSIEPAAEVLAEQPAVEPATSAQLTAEVAPAPAPMPQMPSGPEPATMPAGSRVVLVVSRGHSPAPPAIPLDMPDVTGELQGRALAKLQAAGFSAQVLHDHSDRLPRGYLLGQYPVAGAAVQPGADVVLLASTGRAQLPTPDVMLPHVVGLDQEVAAQKIAAASLVPRIVYDFDPVAVHGTVLAQIPSEEALTTPVRRRGGKAWLIIALVLLAIAAAGAAIWYLNRPMPIPNLSGLTQSQAEKSVQQAGFALGSVATSQTADDKLLGTVVGQAPNPGGSAAHGSEISLVIAGGQLLVTVPNVVGSTQAVGIKTLQDNRFAFATSSAYSSTVPSGSIIAQSPIAGDKIPPGTTVGLSLSMGPRIITVPNVVAQLKVTAETSLRGSGLEVASASNYDSATPAGQVIGQQPTMGIGVTPGTKVGLTVSRGLPPAGIATVVVPTVVGKTQSKAQSVLRKAKLKTLVVSRAGTGGAKGEVIAQLPMANVIVARYSTVIIFVADGS
- a CDS encoding protease inhibitor I42 family protein, producing the protein MRRSPSVVSLVLTAVVLTALLAGCGGPKDRTEAPSGTAPARASQQDAGATVQLAKKQMLLVTLPANPSTGYMWEITAMPSIVETVGEPLFNDAAGKSGGNAVGSAGEMTFTFRTLKGGKGTLELAYRRPWETGVPADATYSLQLEAK
- a CDS encoding two pore domain potassium channel family protein, which gives rise to MTDVETVKEATEQRQVRDAYGIALTFVLASTLALIASGSPLPSLLVAISGLLQVMALVVTLRVSGYSRRSFNVGTAMVIAVFVVGIIAMRRADHTGHVIGLALWILLALATIATVVRRLATYRRVTLQMVTGLLVVYVLLGVVFGLGYTMASLLDLETFAQGPQGISGSMYFSFVTLATLGYGDITPTSDVVRAAAVAEAILGQLYLVAVVSMAVSRLGTARQRVLPEEKK
- the cls gene encoding cardiolipin synthase — encoded protein: MSWSTINSMPWYATAALFLYWILVTIAVVTDDREPTETLAWILVLLAFPIVGLGFYYLFGRNWKKRALKDPEYAKRMALAAPTMHRVRSQYAQAHDEALEWADARGSGTVVRLIAKTEGATALPAYDVDVFIDGETKFAALKRDLAAARDTINIQYFIWEHDVLTAELTAILLERLAAGVEVRMLNDLAGNLTYKKDEIKQLQAAGARFFHDVIDPRKINYRNHRKIVVIDGVLGYTGGINVGQEYIDGAPRYPAWRDTHCRFHGPAVADLQRLFALRWLARSRENLFTERFFPAEYPQDGRRTLAQIVSTGVDIQWDPARRAHMAGMSTAEKRIWIQSPYLVPTPDILSTMIDAALAGLDVRFMMTGWPDKKIAYYAAESFFHQLVSAGVKVYRYDRGFMHAKTMTLDSNILVVGTMNFDIRSLALHKELMAWFYDPELTRQHEEAFVADMAECSLVTLEEIASWSPARRLRNASARLASNLL